Proteins encoded together in one Desulfosporosinus meridiei DSM 13257 window:
- a CDS encoding FliH/SctL family protein, which translates to MRLSINGRVVKSWDVEVSTPRMVENHEGFQQLGSCLAVLTVGEEIESTEKRDQPNWRESSETKEQANQILEDAKVKAAQIISDAEAEAQKMLAQAEARVQELLDQAQAGLEHMQQEVRETTRAEIYPLAKEEGYQEGRKAGEAEGKRLTESANQLFLLAQRAVQEEYAKVDRELLHLAVKIAERIVRSTLAVEPQRLVAIIQSLTLLPLEREGWRLHVSPDDVRWLEGNLPCPWVVDESLNSGDCFLECQEGIFDGRLEAQLDKLEHTLREELEHGGVESVS; encoded by the coding sequence ATGAGATTATCTATTAATGGTCGTGTCGTCAAAAGCTGGGATGTAGAGGTATCAACACCGAGAATGGTGGAGAATCATGAAGGGTTCCAACAGTTAGGCAGCTGCTTAGCGGTTCTTACTGTTGGCGAGGAGATTGAATCTACTGAAAAGCGTGACCAGCCTAATTGGAGAGAATCATCAGAGACGAAAGAACAAGCTAATCAGATTCTGGAAGATGCTAAAGTGAAAGCGGCCCAAATCATAAGTGATGCTGAAGCTGAGGCTCAGAAAATGCTCGCACAAGCTGAGGCCCGTGTACAGGAACTTCTAGATCAAGCCCAAGCAGGTCTGGAGCACATGCAGCAGGAGGTTAGAGAGACTACCAGAGCGGAGATCTATCCACTGGCGAAGGAAGAGGGATATCAAGAGGGCAGGAAGGCGGGAGAAGCTGAGGGAAAGCGGCTCACCGAAAGTGCCAATCAGTTATTCTTGCTAGCCCAGAGGGCGGTTCAGGAAGAATACGCAAAAGTTGATAGAGAGCTGCTTCATTTGGCCGTTAAAATTGCTGAGCGAATTGTACGTTCCACCTTAGCCGTTGAACCTCAAAGATTGGTAGCTATTATTCAATCTTTAACTTTGTTGCCTTTAGAACGAGAAGGCTGGCGACTTCATGTATCTCCAGACGATGTCCGTTGGCTGGAAGGAAACCTTCCTTGCCCTTGGGTTGTCGATGAGTCGTTAAACTCAGGCGATTGTTTCCTGGAATGTCAAGAGGGAATCTTTGATGGGCGGCTTGAGGCTCAATTAGATAAATTAGAACATACCTTACGAGAGGAGCTCGAACATGGGGGCGTGGAATCTGTTAGCTGA
- the fliI gene encoding flagellar protein export ATPase FliI, whose product MGAWNLLAETVDRLEPFSAQGRVSKIVGLMVESAGPRASVGEYCHIITRGGLELPAEVVGFRDSTTLLMPLGELEGIAPGDRVLSQRQKLTVSVGPGLLGRIFDGLGHPLDGRPLQTITAYPLQNKPPSAILRPRIQDPLSVGVRTIDGILTIGRGQRMGIFAGSGVGKSTLLGMMARNTVADINVIALIGERGRELRDFIEKDLGPEGLARSVIIVATSDQPALVRLKAALTATAVAEYFRDQGKNVLLMMDSVTRFAMAQREVGLTVGEPPATRGYPPSVFALLPKLLERAGMAEVGSITGIYTVLVDGDDHNEPIADSVRGILDGHIVLTRELAMQNMFPAIDILQSVSRVMNDVVSPDQKTLAGQVREYIAIYRDAKDLIDIGAYTPGSNPKIDAAIAHMDRIQGFSRQMVDEYVTYPEMLKQLQGIFS is encoded by the coding sequence ATGGGGGCGTGGAATCTGTTAGCTGAGACTGTGGATCGCTTAGAGCCGTTCTCTGCTCAAGGCAGGGTCTCCAAAATTGTCGGTTTGATGGTAGAATCAGCGGGTCCTCGGGCTAGTGTGGGAGAATATTGCCATATTATTACCCGAGGCGGCCTGGAACTTCCGGCTGAAGTAGTAGGTTTTCGAGATTCGACAACACTGTTGATGCCCCTGGGAGAGCTTGAAGGAATTGCTCCCGGAGACCGTGTTCTTTCTCAACGGCAAAAGTTGACCGTGTCTGTGGGTCCCGGCCTTCTCGGTCGGATTTTTGATGGCTTGGGACATCCTCTGGATGGTCGCCCGCTTCAGACGATAACAGCATACCCGCTGCAGAATAAACCACCAAGTGCTATCCTGCGTCCTCGAATTCAAGACCCATTAAGTGTTGGGGTTAGAACGATTGACGGAATCCTGACAATCGGCCGAGGGCAGAGGATGGGTATTTTCGCCGGGTCAGGTGTAGGGAAAAGTACTCTGCTGGGGATGATGGCTAGAAATACTGTTGCGGATATCAATGTTATTGCCCTGATCGGCGAGCGAGGTCGAGAATTACGAGATTTTATTGAGAAGGATTTAGGTCCGGAAGGCTTAGCCCGATCTGTAATTATTGTAGCTACATCAGATCAGCCAGCCTTAGTGCGTTTAAAGGCAGCCCTAACTGCTACTGCTGTTGCAGAGTATTTCAGGGATCAAGGAAAAAACGTTCTCCTGATGATGGACTCGGTGACTCGATTTGCTATGGCTCAACGGGAAGTAGGCCTGACGGTGGGAGAACCCCCGGCGACTCGCGGATACCCACCTTCTGTCTTTGCACTTTTGCCAAAGCTGCTGGAAAGGGCGGGCATGGCGGAGGTAGGAAGTATCACCGGGATTTACACGGTGCTAGTGGATGGAGATGACCATAATGAGCCTATCGCCGACTCGGTGCGAGGTATTCTGGATGGACATATTGTTCTAACGAGAGAATTAGCTATGCAGAACATGTTTCCGGCAATTGACATTTTGCAATCCGTTAGTCGGGTTATGAATGATGTTGTCAGCCCTGACCAAAAAACTTTAGCCGGACAGGTTCGTGAATATATCGCTATCTATCGTGATGCTAAGGATTTAATTGACATTGGGGCATATACTCCGGGAAGTAATCCTAAGATTGATGCAGCCATTGCTCATATGGATCGTATTCAAGGTTTTTCACGGCAAATGGTCGACGAATATGTTACCTATCCAGAGATGCTTAAACAATTGCAAGGGATTTTTAGTTAG
- the flgC gene encoding flagellar basal body rod protein FlgC, translated as MGLFGAMEISASGLTAQRLRMDLTANNIANINTTRTGGLTAAGNQIPYTRQVAVFVPRPPQTDFSKVLGEAVGNDVRNVGNGVQVSRIQNDATEPYRLEYNPDSPDAAQVAEAGLPVGYVRQPNVNIVTEMVDMMTAARAYEANVTALNVSKSMASKALEIGRG; from the coding sequence ATGGGGCTCTTTGGAGCGATGGAGATTAGTGCTTCCGGGCTGACTGCCCAGCGCTTAAGGATGGATCTGACCGCCAATAATATCGCCAATATTAATACTACCCGTACCGGAGGTCTGACCGCCGCAGGTAATCAGATCCCCTATACCCGTCAAGTTGCTGTGTTTGTTCCTCGTCCTCCGCAAACTGATTTTTCAAAAGTTCTTGGCGAAGCAGTGGGCAATGATGTTAGAAACGTTGGCAATGGAGTTCAAGTATCCCGAATTCAAAACGATGCAACTGAACCCTATCGCTTAGAATATAACCCTGACTCACCGGATGCGGCTCAAGTGGCTGAGGCAGGATTGCCGGTAGGATATGTACGTCAGCCTAATGTGAACATTGTGACAGAAATGGTGGATATGATGACCGCAGCCAGGGCCTATGAAGCTAACGTTACGGCTCTTAATGTCAGTAAGTCAATGGCTAGCAAAGCACTTGAAATTGGAAGGGGTTAA
- a CDS encoding flagellar basal body-associated FliL family protein: MNRKSLIFVIISLFIGVGLGTGGTLGVQKFFLGTSEESSKAHVKEIKKTGPLLPIGEFTVNLQGGGFLKASITVQVTDDKVAETLKEEDAFLKDRVNTVLANKTLADVQNSTGREKLREDLVEKLNEVAENHVTDVLFLSLVYQ; the protein is encoded by the coding sequence ATGAACCGAAAATCCTTAATTTTTGTGATCATTTCCTTGTTCATAGGAGTGGGTCTTGGAACCGGAGGAACTCTCGGAGTTCAAAAGTTTTTCTTGGGGACTTCGGAAGAAAGTTCTAAGGCCCATGTTAAGGAAATTAAAAAGACCGGACCGTTGCTTCCCATTGGGGAGTTTACAGTGAACTTGCAAGGCGGAGGCTTTCTAAAAGCTTCAATAACCGTCCAAGTGACTGATGATAAGGTAGCAGAGACGTTAAAAGAGGAAGACGCATTCTTAAAAGACCGGGTCAATACTGTTTTAGCGAATAAAACTCTTGCTGATGTACAAAATTCCACAGGTCGAGAAAAGTTACGTGAAGATTTAGTGGAAAAGCTGAATGAGGTTGCTGAAAATCATGTAACGGATGTGCTGTTTTTATCCTTGGTCTACCAATAA
- a CDS encoding chemotaxis protein CheW: protein MAEEQLVTFSLGSEEFGVDIMRVQEIIRIPPITRVPKAEDYIEGVINLRGNVIPVISLRTRFGMSRVEETDLSRIVVLQVQSKVFGVRVDAVTEVLRLDSEAIEPPPPIALGMDSQFIRGVGKIGERLLILLDLDHIMGGELSHDVSA from the coding sequence ATGGCTGAAGAACAGTTAGTAACGTTTAGCTTAGGGTCAGAAGAGTTTGGTGTGGACATAATGCGTGTTCAAGAGATTATTCGGATTCCGCCCATTACTCGAGTACCCAAAGCAGAGGACTATATTGAAGGGGTTATTAATCTAAGAGGAAATGTAATTCCGGTGATCAGTTTGCGTACTCGTTTTGGAATGAGTCGGGTGGAAGAGACTGACTTGAGCCGGATTGTTGTTCTGCAAGTGCAATCAAAGGTGTTCGGAGTTCGGGTGGATGCCGTAACTGAAGTGCTGCGCTTGGATAGTGAAGCCATAGAGCCACCTCCGCCGATTGCCTTAGGTATGGATTCTCAGTTTATTCGCGGAGTTGGTAAAATCGGGGAACGTTTATTAATCCTCCTGGATCTTGATCATATCATGGGTGGAGAGTTAAGCCATGATGTCAGCGCCTAG
- the fliM gene encoding flagellar motor switch protein FliM, with protein sequence MGDVLSQAEIDALLNALSDGQVDVEEMKTTKTQKRIRVYDFKRPNKFSKDQIHSLHNIHENFCRGLTTFFSGNLHSVVESSVISIEQITYDEFIRSLPNPTCLALYSLSPLEGTLLLELSPSLTFAVVDRLLGGQGEGTEKNRDLTEIEKTIIENRLVQMINITEEAWAEVYELKPQFLSMESNPQFTQIVAPNEMVVLITLEVKIGEAIGMINICMPYLVLEPILDKLSTFFLFSTEAKVTSPEQVQAIRKKIEWAKVDMVAFLGHSEILVRDLLELAKGDVIPLNQSVKDPLPIYVGDFMKFKSLPGLNGEHLAVQITEIIEEGGEQDG encoded by the coding sequence ATGGGAGACGTCTTGTCCCAAGCTGAAATTGATGCTTTGCTCAATGCGCTGTCCGATGGACAAGTCGACGTTGAGGAAATGAAGACAACTAAGACCCAAAAAAGGATTCGAGTGTATGATTTTAAGCGTCCGAATAAGTTTTCCAAAGATCAGATTCACTCCCTGCACAATATTCATGAGAATTTTTGCAGAGGGCTTACAACTTTCTTTTCTGGGAACTTACATTCGGTTGTTGAGAGTTCAGTTATATCAATTGAGCAAATCACTTATGATGAGTTTATTCGATCCTTGCCTAATCCCACTTGTTTAGCTTTGTATTCTTTAAGTCCTTTAGAAGGTACGCTATTATTAGAGCTTAGCCCATCCCTCACCTTTGCGGTGGTGGATCGCCTTTTAGGGGGACAAGGGGAAGGAACTGAGAAGAATCGAGACCTAACGGAGATAGAAAAGACAATTATTGAAAATCGATTAGTTCAGATGATTAATATCACTGAAGAGGCATGGGCAGAAGTATACGAGCTAAAACCACAGTTTTTGTCCATGGAGTCAAATCCTCAGTTCACTCAAATTGTTGCTCCCAATGAAATGGTTGTACTGATTACTCTAGAGGTTAAGATTGGTGAGGCAATAGGGATGATTAATATCTGTATGCCCTATCTCGTTCTGGAACCTATCTTAGATAAATTAAGCACTTTTTTCCTCTTTTCTACAGAGGCTAAAGTTACGTCTCCCGAACAAGTACAAGCGATCCGCAAAAAAATTGAATGGGCGAAGGTGGATATGGTCGCTTTCCTGGGTCATTCAGAGATTTTAGTCAGAGATCTGTTGGAGCTGGCTAAGGGGGATGTCATACCATTGAATCAATCCGTAAAGGATCCGTTGCCAATCTATGTGGGAGATTTCATGAAATTTAAGTCTCTTCCCGGTTTAAACGGAGAACATCTGGCTGTTCAGATTACAGAAATTATTGAGGAAGGAGGGGAACAAGATGGGTAG
- a CDS encoding flagellar FlbD family protein: MIYVTRLNGKQFALNPDLIELMEETPDTVITLTGGNKYVVSEAIEVLIERIAEFRRRCYQTYKVEEQ, from the coding sequence ATGATTTATGTTACTCGTTTAAATGGAAAACAATTTGCTTTGAATCCCGACCTAATTGAACTAATGGAAGAAACCCCGGATACGGTCATAACCTTAACGGGAGGAAATAAATACGTGGTATCAGAGGCAATCGAAGTTCTCATCGAACGTATTGCCGAATTCCGCAGACGTTGTTATCAGACTTATAAAGTGGAGGAGCAATAA
- a CDS encoding protein-glutamate methylesterase/protein-glutamine glutaminase — translation MSAPRQIGVLIVDDSPFMRLTLQKILSQDPSIKVLDTAKDGREGILKLQSLRPDVITMDVEMPVMNGLQALDEIMRWQPTSVIILSAVTTEGAESTLKAFDLGAVDVVAKPSGKPGADLQVLSRDLVEKVKAAALVNLARLRPNKGIASSQQNPSTAALSASTSATVQPGITKITPSKSPSSPSGVSSGNASRTFSGGKSGVLPKHPVEIVAIGTSTGGPSALQAVLPVLPKNFPVPVLVAQHMPPGFTGPLAQRLNGLCELNVREGVNGEVLKAGTVYVAPAGKQLQVQRRSGQLTLNIGDDAPIPTLYHPSIDVMFLSLGKEVGKGTLGVVMTGMGSDGTKGMKELKKLEGFAIAEAEETCVVYGMPRSVVEAGLADRVVPLSEIGKAIVECVMRRG, via the coding sequence ATGTCAGCGCCTAGGCAAATCGGGGTTCTGATCGTCGATGATTCACCTTTTATGAGATTAACTCTGCAAAAAATTCTCAGTCAAGATCCCTCCATTAAAGTTTTGGATACTGCAAAGGATGGGCGTGAGGGGATACTTAAGCTTCAATCTCTTCGTCCGGATGTAATAACTATGGATGTGGAGATGCCTGTCATGAATGGGCTTCAGGCCTTAGACGAAATTATGCGCTGGCAACCGACTTCAGTAATCATCTTGAGTGCTGTGACAACGGAAGGGGCAGAGTCTACCTTGAAGGCTTTTGATCTAGGTGCAGTAGATGTTGTAGCTAAACCATCGGGAAAACCGGGCGCGGATTTGCAGGTTTTATCTCGTGATTTAGTAGAAAAGGTTAAGGCTGCGGCTTTGGTCAATCTTGCGCGCCTAAGACCTAATAAGGGTATAGCTTCTTCTCAACAGAACCCCTCTACAGCAGCACTCTCTGCAAGTACTTCAGCAACTGTTCAGCCTGGCATTACGAAGATTACACCATCCAAGTCACCCTCATCGCCTTCGGGTGTAAGCTCAGGAAATGCTTCTCGGACATTTTCTGGGGGTAAGAGTGGAGTGCTGCCTAAACATCCTGTGGAAATTGTAGCCATTGGCACTTCAACAGGTGGCCCCTCGGCTCTACAAGCGGTATTGCCCGTGCTTCCGAAAAATTTTCCGGTTCCTGTATTAGTAGCCCAACATATGCCTCCCGGTTTTACAGGCCCTCTGGCTCAACGCTTAAATGGGTTGTGTGAGCTAAATGTACGAGAAGGAGTCAATGGTGAGGTATTAAAAGCGGGAACAGTGTATGTGGCTCCGGCAGGGAAACAACTTCAAGTTCAGCGCCGATCCGGTCAGTTGACCCTTAATATTGGGGATGATGCCCCAATCCCCACTCTTTATCATCCTTCCATTGATGTGATGTTCCTTTCCTTAGGAAAGGAAGTTGGGAAAGGGACTCTGGGAGTGGTTATGACCGGTATGGGAAGTGATGGTACTAAGGGGATGAAAGAGCTTAAGAAACTCGAGGGGTTTGCCATTGCCGAGGCTGAAGAAACCTGTGTAGTCTATGGGATGCCCAGGTCTGTAGTGGAAGCCGGGCTTGCCGACCGGGTTGTGCCCCTTAGCGAGATTGGAAAAGCCATTGTGGAATGTGTTATGAGGAGGGGATAA
- the fliF gene encoding flagellar basal-body MS-ring/collar protein FliF: MNFSWARIKESVLTFWNRLSSPQKIITVLAPLIVAGALIYLITWAGRPQYVALFTKLSDTEAGAITTKLKDLKADYKLEDNGSTIMVPQQTAADLRLQLASAGLPQQSKFSFDSLDTMRLGETDADRKLRYVLGLQNELENTLKTLNGVEDARVHIVMPEPSLFVDSQKAATAAVTLKLVPSTKLGEDQVRAIANLLAGSIEGLQPENVTIVDTGGNVLSDVLKESTDPQKLTGTQYQLKQTVEEDTRKSLQSMLDRVLGSGKTIVRINAVLDFDQKKIVKQINGPGAVVSEQNSNESSTNGAAGAAGGTPGLDANGAPTYPATPEQNSTSTKATSTKNYQVDTTQEEQVVSPGSVKRLSVSVMADEDSVTQEQLEQIKTILASAAGVDANRGDDIQVAAIPFNKSDLQNELSAMEDAKKRQQLLTYAEIGAAALLGLIILIAFLRKRARKKRAEKMLELNSSEPVSLATAELLMAQQKAEEEAELQLSQKHAKSADELQRQKTKEAVELYSRNNPDEAARLVKTWLSEEK; this comes from the coding sequence GTGAATTTTTCTTGGGCAAGAATAAAAGAATCAGTACTGACATTTTGGAATAGACTTTCTAGCCCACAGAAAATAATCACTGTGCTTGCTCCTCTTATAGTCGCCGGGGCATTAATCTATCTGATCACATGGGCTGGACGACCACAATATGTTGCTCTTTTCACTAAGCTGAGTGATACAGAAGCCGGAGCAATTACTACTAAGTTAAAAGATCTCAAAGCCGACTATAAGCTTGAGGATAATGGATCAACGATTATGGTTCCTCAGCAGACAGCGGCGGATTTACGATTACAACTTGCCAGTGCCGGACTTCCGCAACAAAGTAAATTTAGTTTTGACAGTTTGGATACCATGCGCCTTGGAGAAACAGATGCTGATAGGAAGTTGCGTTATGTTCTCGGCTTACAGAACGAATTGGAGAATACCCTCAAGACATTAAACGGTGTGGAGGACGCCCGTGTACACATTGTAATGCCTGAACCTTCATTATTTGTTGATAGTCAAAAAGCAGCCACTGCGGCAGTGACCTTGAAACTTGTCCCGAGCACCAAACTTGGCGAAGATCAGGTGCGTGCTATCGCTAATTTATTAGCCGGCTCGATCGAAGGACTGCAACCCGAGAATGTGACGATTGTGGACACTGGCGGAAATGTTTTATCCGATGTTTTGAAAGAAAGCACTGATCCTCAGAAATTAACGGGAACTCAATATCAGCTTAAACAAACCGTTGAAGAAGATACTCGAAAATCATTACAGAGTATGCTGGATCGTGTCCTGGGTTCGGGTAAAACAATTGTCCGAATCAATGCGGTATTAGACTTTGACCAGAAAAAGATCGTTAAGCAGATTAACGGTCCGGGTGCTGTGGTAAGTGAGCAGAACTCTAATGAAAGTTCGACAAATGGGGCTGCGGGGGCAGCAGGAGGAACACCGGGCTTGGATGCTAACGGTGCTCCAACCTATCCGGCTACCCCAGAACAGAATTCCACATCGACCAAAGCTACCAGTACTAAGAATTACCAAGTTGACACTACCCAAGAGGAACAAGTGGTAAGCCCGGGGAGTGTAAAACGCCTTTCCGTCTCGGTAATGGCTGATGAAGACAGTGTTACTCAGGAGCAGCTGGAGCAAATCAAGACGATTTTAGCTTCGGCAGCGGGGGTGGACGCCAACCGTGGGGATGATATCCAAGTAGCGGCTATACCCTTCAATAAGTCTGATTTGCAAAATGAGCTGTCAGCAATGGAAGACGCTAAAAAGCGCCAGCAGCTTCTCACCTATGCAGAAATTGGTGCTGCAGCCTTGCTTGGCTTAATTATTTTGATCGCCTTTCTGCGTAAGCGAGCTCGCAAGAAACGTGCTGAGAAAATGTTGGAGCTGAATAGTTCAGAACCGGTTTCCCTTGCTACCGCCGAACTATTAATGGCTCAACAGAAGGCGGAGGAAGAGGCGGAATTACAATTATCTCAGAAACATGCTAAGTCGGCGGATGAGCTTCAGAGACAGAAGACTAAAGAGGCTGTTGAACTCTATTCCCGCAATAACCCGGATGAAGCAGCCCGTCTTGTTAAAACATGGCTATCGGAGGAGAAGTAG
- a CDS encoding flagellar FliJ family protein, translating to MARFRFRLDASLQIAQQVFESAQQEYASELQRWQNYVQAFKNQQTCYHEAQEGQREAGRHRPEELGICQVYALEQKRKLRQCEARQREQEIILEKSRNYLLEAHREVEKYERLKEKQATAFREAELQKEQKILDETGQVLHWLGRKAISELV from the coding sequence ATGGCGCGATTTCGGTTTCGCTTAGATGCAAGCCTTCAAATAGCTCAACAGGTCTTTGAATCAGCCCAACAAGAGTACGCTTCGGAGCTCCAGCGTTGGCAGAACTATGTTCAAGCCTTTAAGAATCAACAAACATGTTATCACGAAGCCCAAGAAGGCCAGCGGGAGGCCGGGCGGCACCGCCCGGAAGAACTGGGAATTTGCCAGGTCTATGCATTGGAACAAAAACGGAAGCTTCGTCAATGTGAAGCAAGGCAGCGAGAACAAGAAATTATCCTAGAGAAATCCCGGAATTATTTATTAGAAGCACATCGTGAAGTGGAAAAGTACGAGCGTCTCAAAGAGAAACAAGCAACCGCCTTTCGAGAAGCTGAGTTGCAAAAGGAACAAAAGATACTAGATGAGACTGGACAAGTCCTTCACTGGCTTGGCAGAAAAGCTATCAGTGAACTTGTCTAG
- the fliE gene encoding flagellar hook-basal body complex protein FliE, which translates to MSVLPIAPIMPLGPVTAVNPSGLEATPKVGSGDGAQKAGADFSKFLSDALNQVDSLQTEGDKASMALATGQVQDLSEVMVALEKASLSLSLTVAARDKVLDAYNQVMRMQI; encoded by the coding sequence ATGAGTGTTCTTCCCATAGCACCTATTATGCCGCTTGGGCCAGTAACTGCCGTTAACCCATCTGGCCTTGAGGCGACACCTAAGGTTGGTTCCGGGGACGGTGCCCAAAAAGCTGGGGCGGACTTCTCGAAATTCTTAAGTGATGCCCTTAATCAAGTCGATTCCTTGCAAACTGAAGGAGATAAGGCCTCTATGGCCTTAGCGACCGGGCAGGTTCAGGATTTGTCTGAAGTAATGGTAGCTTTAGAAAAAGCCAGCTTGTCTTTGTCTTTGACCGTCGCAGCTCGTGATAAGGTATTAGATGCCTATAATCAAGTAATGCGTATGCAAATTTGA
- the fliG gene encoding flagellar motor switch protein FliG, producing the protein MAQALNGIQKAAILMIALGSENSANVVKHLGDQEIEQLTLEMANVGKISPEQRDHVIDEFYQMCMANDYISQGGIDYARDVLERALGETRAFEIISRLSTSLKMRPFDLVRRTDPKQLFSFIQGEHPQTIALIMTHLPVEKAATLLASLNADRQADVAKRIATMGRTSPEVLKEIEKVLERKISSLAPTDYTASGGIQSIVDVLNRTDPGTVKVVMDSLEVEDPDLAEQIKRQMFVFEDIVMLDDRGIQLVLRDVETKDLGLALKGSNPEVAQKIMANMSSRASQMLKDDMEFMGPVRLRDVEEAQQRIVKVIRKLEESGAIVISRGGSDEIIY; encoded by the coding sequence ATGGCGCAAGCTTTGAACGGAATCCAAAAAGCAGCGATTCTCATGATTGCTCTGGGTTCCGAAAACTCAGCAAATGTGGTTAAGCACTTGGGCGACCAGGAAATAGAGCAATTAACCCTGGAAATGGCCAATGTTGGTAAAATATCTCCCGAACAACGAGATCATGTGATTGATGAATTTTATCAAATGTGTATGGCTAATGATTACATTTCCCAAGGAGGGATCGATTATGCTCGGGATGTGTTAGAACGAGCCCTTGGAGAAACTCGGGCCTTTGAAATCATTAGCCGTTTATCGACTTCACTGAAAATGAGGCCATTCGATCTTGTGCGCCGGACTGATCCTAAACAGCTTTTTTCCTTTATTCAAGGGGAACATCCTCAGACAATTGCCTTGATCATGACTCACCTCCCCGTTGAAAAAGCTGCCACTCTACTGGCTAGCTTGAATGCTGATCGACAAGCAGATGTGGCTAAGCGTATAGCCACAATGGGCCGAACCAGTCCGGAAGTACTCAAAGAAATTGAAAAAGTCTTAGAACGTAAAATTTCCAGCTTGGCTCCCACGGATTATACAGCCTCCGGCGGAATTCAAAGTATTGTTGACGTTCTTAATAGGACTGATCCGGGAACGGTTAAAGTCGTCATGGATTCTCTGGAAGTTGAAGATCCTGATTTGGCCGAACAGATTAAACGGCAGATGTTTGTCTTCGAAGACATCGTTATGCTGGATGACCGGGGCATTCAACTTGTCCTGCGTGATGTTGAAACTAAAGATCTCGGCTTGGCTCTGAAAGGATCAAATCCCGAGGTGGCGCAGAAGATTATGGCCAACATGTCTTCTCGGGCCAGTCAAATGCTCAAAGACGATATGGAGTTTATGGGTCCAGTACGATTGCGTGATGTTGAAGAGGCACAGCAGCGTATCGTTAAGGTTATTCGTAAGCTTGAAGAAAGCGGCGCCATCGTTATCTCTAGAGGAGGCAGTGATGAGATTATCTATTAA